CGGCGGCATTGGCGTCTGGCCCGCGGCATCCTCACACTGCGTGAGGCCCGGGCGAGCGTGAGGAGGGTGTGTGTCCGACGCTGCAGCTTTCGACCGACCCGAGTGGGCGGGTGTCCCGCGCGACCCGAGCGGCTACCTCGATCCGGGACGGCCGGGCCACTGCGCCCGTTGCGGCGCGCTGACCGAGGAGATCGTCCATGGCGGGCTGCCGCGGCCGGTCTGTCCGGTCTGCGGGTGGGTCTACTACGCGAAGAACGCGACCGGGGCGGCACTGCTGATCGTCGAGGACGGCAAGGCGCTGCTGGTGCAACGCGCCCACGAGCCGTACCTGGGACAGTGGATGCTGCCGGCCGGGTTCGTCGAGTACGGGGAGCTGGCCGAGGAAACGGCCGTCCGCGAGGCCCAGGAGGAAACGGGCCTTGACGTCGAGCTGACGGGCCTCTGGGGGCTGTACTTCGGGTCAGACGACCCCCGCAACGTGGCGCATCTGGCGGTCTACGCGGCCCGACGGGTTGGCGGGACGCTGGCGGCCGGCGACGACGCGATGGATGCGCGGTTCTTCGGCCCGGACGACCTGCCGGCCGAGATCGCGTTTCGAGCGCACCGGCGTGCCCTGGCCGACTGGCGCACCGATCCAGGCCGCACGCCGCTGCCGCTCTCGGGGCGCGGCGAGTAGCCACGTCGCGCGGGACCAGGTCGGCCCCGCCCTTCAGCCCCGGTCGGTCGGCTACCAGCTGTCCAGCAGGTGGCGGAGTCGAGCCTCAACCTCGTCGTCGGAGAGCGGATACAACGGCCGCACATCATCAACATCAGCGACGGCAGGCCGGCATGTCGCCGGCCACTCCGCTTGCCGCTCGTACTCGTCAGCGCAGGTTTCACAGACGACATACGTGTCAGGGCCATCCGTCGATTGCCCACACACGCGGCATGGAAAGCTCGAGCGGTGCATGGGATCCCCCGGCAGAAGCAGGTTCAACGTGATGAGGGAACGACCTCATTCTACCGGCAGGGATGGCATTTCAG
The nucleotide sequence above comes from Chloroflexota bacterium. Encoded proteins:
- a CDS encoding NUDIX hydrolase; its protein translation is MSDAAAFDRPEWAGVPRDPSGYLDPGRPGHCARCGALTEEIVHGGLPRPVCPVCGWVYYAKNATGAALLIVEDGKALLVQRAHEPYLGQWMLPAGFVEYGELAEETAVREAQEETGLDVELTGLWGLYFGSDDPRNVAHLAVYAARRVGGTLAAGDDAMDARFFGPDDLPAEIAFRAHRRALADWRTDPGRTPLPLSGRGE